The following are encoded together in the Pleurocapsa sp. FMAR1 genome:
- the dacB gene encoding D-alanyl-D-alanine carboxypeptidase/D-alanyl-D-alanine endopeptidase, whose protein sequence is MKFISLSQCAFFSASFLSLTTIFSLLPVFADTAISRDSLNSIEIPVTLPRNDTSGICSNQIEPVINQIIERPDIDKGKWAILVQSLGGTNIYSHNPDSYMVPASNIKLLVTAAALQKFSLNEQIESTSIRDWITVTNQKSNNAYANVLLAHVGGFSSVEQALTNLGIDANGYRLRDGSGLSHNNLATPRTLVSTLRAMSYARGNDVFLASLPVAGISGTLKNRLRHTTAEGTVRAKTGTLRGVRALSGYIDHPEYGTLVFSIITNQSTSQPSSPVVQAIDDIVLSLSTLTNCQD, encoded by the coding sequence ATGAAATTTATATCTTTGTCTCAATGCGCCTTCTTCTCCGCCAGCTTTCTTAGTTTGACTACTATTTTTTCACTGTTACCTGTTTTTGCTGATACAGCCATTAGTCGTGATAGTTTGAATTCAATTGAGATTCCTGTTACTCTGCCTAGAAATGATACTTCAGGTATTTGCTCTAATCAAATTGAGCCAGTAATCAACCAAATTATTGAACGTCCAGACATTGATAAGGGCAAATGGGCTATTTTAGTTCAATCTTTAGGAGGAACAAATATATATAGTCATAATCCCGATTCTTATATGGTTCCTGCTTCAAATATTAAGCTACTGGTTACTGCTGCTGCTTTACAGAAATTTAGTCTTAACGAGCAAATTGAATCTACGTCCATTCGGGATTGGATTACTGTTACTAACCAGAAAAGTAATAATGCTTATGCAAATGTGCTACTGGCTCACGTAGGTGGCTTCTCTTCGGTTGAGCAAGCTTTAACAAATTTAGGGATTGATGCTAATGGCTATCGTCTGCGGGACGGGTCTGGCTTATCCCATAATAATTTGGCAACCCCCAGAACTCTAGTGTCTACTTTAAGAGCCATGTCTTATGCACGAGGTAATGATGTTTTTTTGGCTTCTCTCCCTGTGGCAGGAATTAGCGGCACTTTAAAAAATCGCTTGCGCCATACTACCGCAGAAGGCACAGTAAGGGCAAAAACTGGAACTCTTAGAGGAGTAAGAGCTTTGTCTGGTTATATCGATCACCCAGAATATGGCACTCTCGTTTTTAGCATCATTACTAATCAATCAACTAGTCAACCTAGTTCTCCTGTTGTTCAAGCGATTGATGATATTGTTTTGAGCTTGAGTACTCTAACTAATTGCCAAGATTAA
- a CDS encoding stress-responsive protein Ycf46, whose amino-acid sequence MKEELNILVQAQYPLIYLITPEEERAEQAVSKIAKDNAEYRKVFVWTVTRGMVEYGQSRQATQHNTVSPEAAIEWTIRQKEAGVYIFKDLHPFIDGPVITRWLRDAIADFKDSDKVIILMSPVQTLPIELEKEAVVLDYPLPNLAELNQVLSARLSKGKKSNIDTETREKLLKAALGLTKDEAEKVYRKAQVKAGRLTESEVDIVLSEKKQLIRRNGILEYIEEDETINSVGGLEELKGWLRQRSNAFTERAREYGLPQPKGMLILGIPGCGKSLIAKTTSRLWGLPLLRLDMGRVYDGSTVGRSEANLRNALKTAESISPVILFIDELDKAFSGGGGSGDSDGGTSGRIFGSFLTWMQEKKSPVFVMATANRVERLPGEFLRKGRFDEIFFVDLPNSAERQDIFQIHLGKRRSDITRFDIEQLTKVSDGFSGAEIEQGIIAAMYDAFAQDREFTQLDIIAAIKATLPLSRTMTEQVTALRDWAGQRARPASASVAEYQRLEF is encoded by the coding sequence ATGAAAGAAGAGCTAAATATTCTCGTACAGGCTCAATATCCGTTAATCTACCTCATCACGCCCGAAGAAGAGCGTGCGGAGCAAGCGGTTTCTAAGATCGCAAAGGACAATGCTGAATACAGAAAGGTGTTTGTTTGGACTGTAACTCGCGGAATGGTTGAATATGGTCAGTCGCGTCAGGCAACGCAGCACAATACAGTTTCTCCCGAAGCAGCCATTGAATGGACAATCAGACAAAAAGAGGCAGGGGTTTATATATTTAAAGATTTGCATCCATTTATAGATGGACCAGTTATTACTAGATGGCTAAGAGACGCGATCGCCGATTTTAAAGATTCAGATAAAGTTATTATCTTAATGTCTCCCGTACAGACACTGCCAATAGAATTGGAGAAAGAGGCTGTAGTATTAGACTATCCTTTGCCTAACTTAGCAGAACTTAATCAGGTACTTTCTGCTAGATTGTCTAAAGGCAAGAAAAGCAATATAGATACTGAAACCAGAGAAAAGTTACTCAAAGCTGCCTTGGGTTTGACCAAAGATGAAGCTGAAAAAGTGTACCGTAAGGCACAGGTGAAGGCTGGTCGTTTAACAGAAAGTGAAGTTGACATTGTTCTTTCTGAGAAGAAGCAGTTAATTCGTCGTAACGGAATTTTAGAATATATTGAAGAAGACGAAACTATAAATTCTGTTGGTGGCTTAGAAGAGCTTAAAGGTTGGCTGAGACAACGTTCTAATGCCTTTACAGAAAGAGCTAGAGAATATGGTCTTCCTCAACCCAAAGGAATGCTAATTCTTGGTATTCCTGGCTGTGGTAAATCTTTAATTGCCAAAACTACGTCCCGTCTTTGGGGTCTACCCTTACTACGTTTAGACATGGGTAGAGTTTATGATGGTTCAACGGTTGGTCGCTCTGAAGCTAACCTCCGTAACGCACTTAAGACCGCAGAATCTATTTCTCCTGTAATTTTATTTATTGACGAACTAGATAAAGCTTTTTCAGGCGGTGGAGGTTCAGGCGATTCCGATGGCGGTACTTCTGGGCGCATATTTGGCTCTTTTCTAACCTGGATGCAGGAGAAGAAATCTCCTGTATTTGTTATGGCTACGGCAAATAGGGTAGAAAGATTGCCTGGAGAGTTTTTAAGAAAAGGAAGATTTGACGAAATATTTTTTGTAGATTTACCTAATTCCGCTGAAAGACAAGATATTTTTCAAATTCATCTTGGAAAAAGACGTTCAGATATCACTCGCTTCGATATTGAACAGTTAACCAAGGTATCAGATGGTTTTTCGGGTGCAGAGATTGAGCAAGGGATCATCGCCGCGATGTACGATGCTTTTGCTCAAGACAGGGAGTTTACGCAGTTAGATATTATCGCTGCCATAAAAGCTACCTTACCTCTGTCTCGAACAATGACTGAGCAGGTAACAGCCCTAAGAGATTGGGCTGGGCAAAGAGCCAGACCTGCATCAGCCTCCGTTGCTGAATATCAGCGACTGGAGTTCTAA
- a CDS encoding DUF1257 domain-containing protein, with protein MSHFSTLRTKISDAEILVSSLRDLGVSVQTNADVRGYNGQRLRADIVATLDGEYDLGWSENSDGTFDLIADLWGVAKKHNQTELINSINQKYAVNKTLAEVKQRGLQNANVKLVLQ; from the coding sequence ATGTCTCACTTTAGCACTTTACGCACTAAAATCAGCGATGCTGAAATTCTAGTTAGTTCTCTTCGTGATTTAGGTGTTAGTGTTCAAACTAACGCTGACGTTCGCGGTTACAACGGTCAAAGACTACGTGCCGATATCGTTGCTACCCTAGATGGTGAATATGATTTAGGTTGGTCTGAGAATAGTGATGGTACTTTTGATTTGATTGCTGACCTTTGGGGTGTTGCTAAAAAGCACAACCAAACCGAGCTAATCAACTCAATTAACCAAAAGTATGCTGTCAACAAGACTTTGGCTGAAGTAAAACAGCGTGGTTTACAGAATGCAAACGTTAAGTTAGTTCTTCAATAA
- a CDS encoding phage holin family protein, whose translation MLQFLLTWLATAVSLIITAFVVPGFAVVSFSSAIFGAAILGLVNAIVKPILVLLTLPLTILTLGLFLLVVNAIALGLVSYLTPGLTIAGFFPAVFGSIVLTVVSSIIHQLFLNTESSN comes from the coding sequence ATGTTGCAATTTCTGCTAACGTGGCTAGCGACAGCCGTTTCACTGATTATTACCGCGTTTGTTGTCCCTGGCTTTGCTGTAGTAAGCTTTTCCTCGGCGATATTTGGAGCAGCGATACTAGGATTAGTGAATGCCATTGTCAAACCGATACTGGTTTTGCTAACCCTACCTCTAACAATTTTGACTCTGGGATTGTTCCTTCTGGTAGTAAATGCGATCGCTTTAGGGTTAGTCAGTTATTTAACTCCAGGCTTGACCATAGCTGGGTTTTTTCCTGCTGTATTTGGTTCAATTGTTTTAACTGTGGTATCTAGCATTATTCATCAGCTTTTTTTAAATACGGAATCATCTAACTAA
- a CDS encoding cytochrome ubiquinol oxidase subunit I, translating to MEFLSDTVVLSRLQFALTAIFHMLWPVLTTGMAIYLIVVEGLWLKTRNENYYYHARFWSKLYVLNFGIGVASGLPMEFEFGTNWAPFSQAVGDFFGSVLGFEASMAFALEAGFLGIMLFGWERVPPVMHYFATIMVAIGANLSIFWILSANSWLQTPAGGEFIDGNFVVSDYFQAIFNPFMLNSVLHMFFATMETSLFVIGGISAWYILNQRNSEFFTLSFKIVLAIAIAVTPLQLYIGHLSGEQVYHYQPTKLAAMEAQWETIPAGESPSWSAIALPNDKSEQNDWEISIPGLLSYILEIKPQLSEPVIGLKEYAPEDRPHQIGLIYYAFRVMIAIGFLLAGLMALTVLQWLRGKLSAKNITQQSWLLRSWVLAAPLGYIAVESGWIVRCVGRQPWTVYGEIRTVDAASQIPASNVLTSLIAFAIVYSILFVFALYSASRIIRTGPNLDLSIPGEQTTGQLDTTPAESIPDSRPAEAQQ from the coding sequence ATGGAATTTTTATCTGATACGGTAGTGTTGTCTCGTTTACAATTTGCTCTCACCGCAATTTTTCATATGTTGTGGCCAGTTTTGACTACAGGTATGGCAATCTACTTAATTGTAGTCGAGGGACTATGGCTAAAAACCCGCAACGAAAACTACTATTATCACGCCCGTTTTTGGTCAAAGCTTTACGTCCTCAATTTTGGCATTGGCGTAGCATCAGGATTGCCAATGGAGTTTGAATTTGGTACTAACTGGGCTCCTTTTTCCCAAGCTGTAGGCGATTTTTTTGGCAGTGTTTTGGGTTTTGAGGCTTCTATGGCATTTGCCTTAGAAGCTGGCTTTTTAGGCATTATGCTGTTTGGCTGGGAACGAGTTCCTCCAGTCATGCACTATTTTGCCACCATTATGGTTGCTATTGGCGCGAATTTATCTATTTTCTGGATTTTGAGCGCGAATTCTTGGCTACAAACCCCAGCAGGGGGAGAGTTTATCGATGGCAATTTTGTAGTCAGCGATTACTTTCAGGCAATTTTTAACCCTTTTATGCTCAATAGTGTTCTCCATATGTTTTTTGCAACGATGGAAACTTCTTTGTTTGTAATTGGGGGCATAAGTGCTTGGTATATTTTAAATCAGCGCAATTCGGAATTTTTTACCCTGTCTTTTAAAATTGTTTTGGCGATCGCCATTGCCGTTACCCCACTGCAACTCTACATTGGACATCTAAGTGGCGAACAAGTTTATCATTATCAGCCTACAAAGCTGGCTGCAATGGAGGCACAGTGGGAAACTATTCCTGCGGGCGAGTCTCCTTCTTGGAGTGCGATCGCCTTACCTAATGATAAGTCAGAACAAAACGACTGGGAAATCTCCATCCCTGGGTTATTGAGCTACATCCTCGAAATTAAACCTCAGCTATCTGAACCTGTTATCGGTTTAAAGGAATATGCCCCAGAAGATCGACCCCACCAAATTGGGTTGATTTATTATGCTTTTCGAGTCATGATTGCGATCGGCTTTCTTTTAGCTGGTTTAATGGCACTGACGGTTTTACAGTGGTTGCGAGGTAAACTGTCCGCCAAGAATATTACCCAACAAAGTTGGTTGCTTAGAAGCTGGGTATTGGCTGCACCTTTGGGCTACATTGCGGTAGAATCGGGCTGGATTGTACGTTGTGTAGGTAGACAACCCTGGACGGTTTATGGAGAGATTCGCACTGTGGATGCAGCTTCTCAAATACCTGCTAGTAATGTTTTAACTTCTTTGATTGCTTTTGCGATCGTCTACAGCATTTTATTTGTTTTTGCTCTTTACTCCGCTAGTCGTATCATTCGTACTGGTCCTAATTTAGACTTATCCATACCAGGAGAGCAAACAACTGGGCAATTAGACACTACCCCTGCCGAATCTATCCCTGATAGTCGTCCCGCAGAAGCACAACAATAA
- the lysS gene encoding lysine--tRNA ligase, with amino-acid sequence MNSEDNSRNKPQSASNLEEIRATRIEKVDQIKELGLNPYAYKWESSHHAAQLQSKYVDLASGEEIEDRVAIAGRIMARRVFGKLAFFELQDETGKIQLYLDKKRINNTMSEDLVGAFNHLKKLSDTGDILGVKGTIKRTEKGELSVYVSEFQILTKSLLPLPDKWHGLTDTEKRYRQRYVDLIVNPQVRQTFRIRAKITAAIRRYLETRDFLEIETPVLQSEAGGAEARPFITYHNTLEMDLYLRIATELHLKRLIVGGFERVFEMGRIFRNEGVSTRHNPEFTSIEVYQAYADYYDMMALTENMISDVAQEVLGTTKVTYQGQDIDLTPPWRRVTMHEVVEDATGVDFAQFPDFDSAKTAAKDAGIEVPADCQTIGKLLNEAFEQKVETTLIQPTFVIDYPVEISPLAKPHRDKPGLVERFELFMVGRETANSFSELTDPLDQRARLEAQAAKKAAGDLEANDIDEDFLAALEYGMPPTAGLGIGIDRLVMLLTDSPSIRDVIAFPLLKNQSTVVKDFDYDTDKQSLRITFGNGSVYKYSDVPESVYKELKETSSVGQYFNSQIRDKFGFDREV; translated from the coding sequence ATGAACAGTGAAGACAATTCCCGCAATAAGCCTCAGAGTGCCTCTAACTTAGAAGAAATTCGTGCTACCAGAATTGAGAAGGTAGATCAGATAAAGGAGTTAGGACTAAATCCCTATGCTTATAAATGGGAATCAAGTCATCATGCTGCCCAGTTACAGTCAAAGTATGTGGATCTTGCCAGTGGAGAGGAAATAGAAGATCGAGTTGCGATCGCTGGTAGAATTATGGCTCGTCGTGTCTTTGGTAAGCTAGCATTTTTTGAACTGCAAGACGAAACAGGCAAAATTCAGCTTTATCTCGACAAGAAAAGAATCAACAACACCATGTCAGAAGACTTGGTGGGGGCATTTAATCATCTAAAAAAGCTGTCTGATACGGGAGATATTTTAGGAGTCAAAGGTACAATCAAAAGAACTGAAAAAGGCGAACTTTCAGTTTATGTCAGCGAGTTTCAAATTCTGACTAAATCTTTGTTACCCCTTCCCGATAAATGGCATGGCTTAACGGATACAGAGAAGCGTTATCGTCAGCGTTATGTAGATCTGATTGTTAACCCCCAGGTAAGACAAACGTTCCGCATTCGAGCCAAGATTACCGCTGCAATTCGTCGTTATTTGGAAACCAGAGACTTTTTAGAAATTGAAACCCCAGTTTTACAAAGCGAAGCAGGTGGTGCAGAAGCTCGTCCTTTTATCACCTATCACAATACTTTGGAGATGGATTTATATCTCCGCATCGCTACAGAATTACACCTCAAAAGGCTAATTGTAGGTGGATTTGAGCGCGTGTTTGAAATGGGCAGAATCTTTCGCAATGAGGGTGTGTCTACCCGTCATAATCCTGAATTTACTTCTATTGAGGTCTATCAGGCTTACGCCGACTATTATGACATGATGGCGTTAACAGAAAACATGATTAGTGATGTAGCGCAAGAAGTTCTCGGCACAACTAAAGTTACTTATCAAGGTCAAGACATAGATTTAACTCCTCCTTGGCGCAGAGTAACTATGCACGAAGTTGTTGAAGATGCTACTGGAGTAGATTTTGCTCAGTTTCCCGATTTTGACTCAGCTAAAACCGCAGCCAAAGACGCAGGAATTGAAGTACCCGCAGACTGTCAAACCATTGGCAAGTTGCTCAACGAAGCCTTTGAACAAAAAGTAGAAACCACTTTAATTCAGCCTACTTTTGTCATCGATTATCCTGTAGAAATATCTCCTCTAGCCAAACCTCACCGCGATAAGCCTGGGCTGGTAGAAAGGTTTGAACTATTTATGGTGGGCAGAGAAACCGCTAATAGCTTCTCGGAGTTGACCGATCCTTTAGATCAAAGAGCGAGACTAGAGGCTCAAGCAGCCAAGAAAGCAGCAGGGGATTTAGAAGCAAATGATATCGATGAGGACTTTTTAGCAGCACTAGAATATGGAATGCCTCCTACTGCTGGTTTAGGCATTGGTATAGATCGCTTAGTTATGCTGCTTACCGACTCTCCCAGTATTCGCGATGTGATTGCCTTTCCGCTGCTGAAGAATCAAAGTACGGTAGTCAAAGACTTTGATTATGATACAGATAAGCAAAGTCTCCGCATTACCTTTGGTAACGGAAGCGTTTATAAGTATTCTGATGTTCCTGAGTCAGTTTATAAGGAGCTAAAAGAAACTAGCTCTGTTGGTCAATACTTTAATTCTCAAATTCGAGATAAGTTTGGCTTTGACCGTGAAGTTTAA
- a CDS encoding ABC-F family ATP-binding cassette domain-containing protein, whose protein sequence is MSILTLQNIKKDFGIKEILRDASFSIEPNDKVGLIGVNGSGKSTLLKMIAGFEPTDGGQRLVKSGARIIYLPQQPEVDENLSVIDQIFADSSEQMSLVREYEDLSHKIAQAKGNDLDALMARLATVNEKMESLGAWELETKAKIILSKLGIEDFDARVGDLSGGYRKRIALATALLNEPDLLMMDEPTNHLDAESVEWLQEYLSRFGGAILLITHDRYFLDNVTTRILEIDRADLFTYAGNYSYYLEKKALQEESAASSDRKHQGVLRRELEWLKKGPKARSTKQKARIDRVGDMQDKEFKQAQGKVDIDTPGRRIGKKVIELENITKGYNGRTLIKDFSYEFTPRDRIGIIGGNGTGKTTLINIITGRIEPDRGKIEIGKTIHIGYFDQHSDNILDALNQEQRVIEYIKDVAEVVTTANGDQISASMMLEKFLFPPAQQYAPIHKLSGGEKRRLFLLQVLMEAPNVLILDEPTNDLDVQTLAILEDYLENFNGCVIIVSHDRYFLDRTVEFIFAIEAGGEVRNYPGNYSVYLEHKKKAEKQAKQAKNQEKPQVNKTQDTSSKTSSDKKTKSLSNYEKREYEKLEAKIVQMETDKEKLEKDLALNCSNSNLVQELSEKLATLNEEIDTNTERWLELAERAV, encoded by the coding sequence GATTGCAGGATTTGAGCCTACCGATGGTGGTCAACGTTTAGTGAAAAGCGGTGCCAGAATTATTTATTTACCCCAACAGCCAGAAGTAGACGAAAACCTGAGCGTGATCGACCAGATTTTTGCTGATAGCAGTGAACAAATGAGCTTGGTACGGGAATACGAAGATTTGTCCCACAAGATTGCTCAAGCCAAGGGAAATGACCTAGATGCGCTAATGGCTCGTTTGGCTACGGTCAACGAGAAAATGGAGTCCCTTGGAGCTTGGGAACTAGAAACTAAAGCCAAAATTATTCTCAGCAAATTAGGCATTGAAGATTTTGATGCTAGGGTAGGAGATCTTTCTGGAGGATATCGTAAGCGCATTGCCTTAGCTACGGCATTGCTTAATGAACCAGATCTATTGATGATGGACGAGCCGACAAACCATCTTGATGCAGAGTCAGTAGAGTGGTTGCAAGAATACTTGAGTCGTTTTGGTGGTGCTATTTTATTAATTACTCACGATCGCTATTTCTTGGATAATGTTACTACTCGTATCCTAGAAATCGACCGTGCTGATTTATTTACCTATGCGGGTAATTATTCTTATTACCTAGAAAAGAAAGCTTTGCAAGAAGAATCTGCTGCCAGCAGCGATCGCAAACATCAAGGGGTATTAAGACGCGAACTAGAATGGCTTAAAAAAGGTCCAAAAGCTCGCAGCACTAAGCAAAAAGCTCGCATTGATCGCGTTGGCGATATGCAGGACAAAGAGTTTAAACAAGCTCAAGGCAAAGTGGACATTGATACTCCTGGTAGACGTATCGGCAAAAAAGTTATTGAGCTAGAAAATATTACCAAAGGTTACAACGGGCGCACCCTAATTAAAGATTTTAGCTACGAATTTACCCCGCGCGATCGCATTGGCATCATCGGCGGTAATGGTACAGGCAAGACTACCCTAATAAATATTATTACAGGACGTATTGAGCCAGATCGGGGAAAAATAGAGATTGGTAAAACAATTCACATTGGCTATTTCGATCAGCATTCAGATAATATCTTGGATGCCCTCAATCAAGAACAAAGAGTCATTGAATATATCAAAGACGTAGCCGAGGTCGTTACTACTGCTAACGGGGATCAAATCAGCGCGTCTATGATGCTAGAGAAGTTTCTCTTTCCCCCTGCTCAACAGTACGCGCCCATACATAAGCTTTCTGGGGGTGAAAAGCGTCGTCTGTTTTTATTACAGGTATTAATGGAAGCTCCCAACGTCTTAATTCTAGATGAACCAACTAACGATCTAGACGTGCAGACTTTAGCTATCTTAGAAGACTATTTAGAAAACTTTAATGGTTGTGTAATTATAGTTTCTCACGATCGCTACTTTTTAGATCGTACCGTAGAATTTATTTTTGCGATCGAGGCTGGGGGAGAAGTGCGTAACTATCCTGGTAATTATTCTGTCTATTTAGAGCATAAAAAGAAAGCAGAAAAACAAGCAAAACAAGCAAAAAATCAGGAAAAACCCCAGGTAAATAAAACTCAAGATACCAGCAGCAAGACATCCAGCGATAAAAAAACCAAATCTCTATCTAATTATGAAAAAAGAGAATACGAAAAGCTAGAGGCTAAAATTGTTCAGATGGAAACAGACAAGGAAAAACTAGAAAAAGATCTAGCTCTTAACTGTAGTAATTCTAATTTGGTGCAAGAACTATCAGAGAAATTGGCAACCTTAAACGAAGAAATTGATACTAATACCGAACGTTGGCTGGAATTAGCCGAAAGAGCAGTATAA